Part of the bacterium genome is shown below.
CCATTTTTTCCACTCACTCAATTACTCCACCGCCAAGTAACACCTCGTCTTTATAGAAGACTACTGATTGTCCTGGCGTCACTGCTCGAACAGGTTGTTTAAACACGACCTCTACCTTATCATTATTTACTGGATGAATGATGGCTTTGGTTTCCGGATGCAGGTATCGGATTTTTGCCACTACCTCCATTTCAGATTCAAACCTTTCCATCGCCACCCAGTTTAACTCACCGGCTATTAGACTATTTCGATACAGGTCAGATTCATCACCTACGATGACTGCATTTCTGTTTAAGTCTATGCTTATCACATAAAGGGGTCTGCCTGCGGCAATGCCAAGTCCTCTACGCTGACCAATGGTGAAAAATGCAATTCCCGAATGCCTGCCTAAAATATTCCCATTTTTATCCAGTATTTCACCTGGTTTAAATGCATCTTTAATTCTTTGTTGAATAAAATTCCGATAATCTCCTTGTGGAATAAAACATATTTCCTGTGATTCAGGTTTATTTGCGACTTTGAGTCCCAGTCTTACCGCTATCTTTCGAACTTCTTGCTTTTGATAATCCCCTAACGGCATCATTGCCTGAGATAATTGCTCCTGGGAAAGTTTATACAGGAAATAGGACTGGTCTCTGGTTGTATCAATCCCTTTTTTGATTATATAGCGATTGTTTTGTTTTTCGAGCCTGGCATAATGACCCGTTGCCAGATAGTCTGCCCCCAATTCCTTAGCCTTAGCCAGCAGGATGTCAAACTTTATTCTGGAGTTGCAGATGATACATGGATTGGGAGTTCGACCAGCCAGATATTCCTTTACAAAATAGCTAACTACCATTTGCTCAAATTCTGCCTTACAATCAATGATATGATGTCGGATGCCCAATCTCTTTGCCACATCTCTGGCATCTACAAAAGATTGTAATGAACAGCAGGTATCTAGCTTTTCAATTTGGCAACTTGATTTAAGTATCTCCATAGTTACACCAATAACATCATACCCCATCTCTTTAATCAAATAGGCGGTAACCGATGAATCTACACCACCACTCATAGCTACTACAACACATTTTGCCATTCTTAGACCTCATTTCCTTAAAAATGAACCACGAATTTTGGCTAAAACCAACTCCGACTTTCATTGTTTTTCTTTACTTGCACTATTCTAACAAATTTGAATAATTCTGTCAACAATTAAAACCATAGTAAATTTGTTGACAGGTTTGCTTCTTTGTGCTATAATCTTTGTAACCGTTCAGGTAATCCTTTACCGCAGAGACGCAGAGAAACAGAGAGGAAAATATCTTTTTTTTCGTGTTTTTCGGTGTTTAAAAAGGCTTAAAAACAGTTAGTCGAAAGTCCGTATTAAAAGATTAATAAACAACGAAAGTCCCGAAATGCACAAAAAAGGAAATTTCTGCCTCTGGTGAATAGATTTTAATTTTTTCTCTGCGTCTCTGTGTCTCTGCGGTGAACGGTTACTAATCTTTTACGCGGAGGTAAAAAATGATTTCTACCAGGATGAATAAAATTGATTCTTCTGGTATTCGGAAGGTATTCAATTTAGCCAGTCAACTACAAAATCCTATTAATCTTAGTATTGGCCAGCCAGATTTTGATGTGCCCGCAGAAATTAAACAGGAGGCAATTAACGCTATCAATGCTGGATTTAATAGATATACTCAAACAGAAGGTATTTTAGAATTAAGAGAAAGGGTTGCCCAAAAACTACGAGATAAAAATAATATTAATGTCAATCCAAAGGATATTTTAATTACAAGTGGTGTTTCTGGCGGGTTATTTTTAGCCTTTTATGTTTTGCTCGATAAAGATGATGAGGCGATTATTTTTGACCCATATTTTGTTATGTATAAACATCTGATAAATTTTATCGACTCAAGACCAATATATATTAATACATATCCTGATTTTAGTTTGAATATTGACCGGGTAAAAGAGGCAATTACTGCAAAGACAAAGGTGATTGTGATTAACTCTCCGGGAAACCCCACGGGTAAAACATATTCCAAACTTGAGATAGAGGGAATTGCAAAAGTAGCTAAAGAGAATGATTTAGTGGTAATATCAGATGAAGTTTATGAAGAATTTATGTATGAAGGAGAACATTTTAGTATTGGGAGTATTTATGACAGGACAATTACCTTAAATGGTTTTTCTAAGGCTTATGCAATGACGGGTTGGCGAATGGGCTATGCCGCAGGACCAGGTGAAATCATTCAGCAAATGACTAAATTACAGCAATATAGTTTTGTCTGTGCCCCTTCTTTTGCTCAAATTGCCGCAATTAAGGCACTTGATTGTGATATAAGTAAATATATTGAAGAATACCGAAGGAAGAGAGATTTGGTTTATGAGGGGTTAAAAGATTATTTTAAGGTTGAAAAGCCTGGTGGGGGATTTTATATATTCCCACAGGTTGAGGGAATAACAGCAACGGCATTTGTTGAAAAGGCAATCGCTAAAAATCTATTAATCATTCCAGGCAATATCTTTTCAGAACAGGATACTAACTTCCGATTATCCTTTGCTACAAAAGACGAGATAATTCAAAAAGGGATTGAGATACTAATTAGAGTAGCAGAAAACTAAACAACAGTCAATATTCAGGAGATACAGTTATTATCAGTAAATCTTCATTGCCTGGCGGACCTCGAGCATGACTTTAGAAGTTATTTCTCTTGCCTTTTTCTTACCTTCATCTAATATATTTATAATTTCAAGTGGGG
Proteins encoded:
- the mnmA gene encoding tRNA 2-thiouridine(34) synthase MnmA, encoding MAKCVVVAMSGGVDSSVTAYLIKEMGYDVIGVTMEILKSSCQIEKLDTCCSLQSFVDARDVAKRLGIRHHIIDCKAEFEQMVVSYFVKEYLAGRTPNPCIICNSRIKFDILLAKAKELGADYLATGHYARLEKQNNRYIIKKGIDTTRDQSYFLYKLSQEQLSQAMMPLGDYQKQEVRKIAVRLGLKVANKPESQEICFIPQGDYRNFIQQRIKDAFKPGEILDKNGNILGRHSGIAFFTIGQRRGLGIAAGRPLYVISIDLNRNAVIVGDESDLYRNSLIAGELNWVAMERFESEMEVVAKIRYLHPETKAIIHPVNNDKVEVVFKQPVRAVTPGQSVVFYKDEVLLGGGVIE
- a CDS encoding pyridoxal phosphate-dependent aminotransferase, which produces MISTRMNKIDSSGIRKVFNLASQLQNPINLSIGQPDFDVPAEIKQEAINAINAGFNRYTQTEGILELRERVAQKLRDKNNINVNPKDILITSGVSGGLFLAFYVLLDKDDEAIIFDPYFVMYKHLINFIDSRPIYINTYPDFSLNIDRVKEAITAKTKVIVINSPGNPTGKTYSKLEIEGIAKVAKENDLVVISDEVYEEFMYEGEHFSIGSIYDRTITLNGFSKAYAMTGWRMGYAAGPGEIIQQMTKLQQYSFVCAPSFAQIAAIKALDCDISKYIEEYRRKRDLVYEGLKDYFKVEKPGGGFYIFPQVEGITATAFVEKAIAKNLLIIPGNIFSEQDTNFRLSFATKDEIIQKGIEILIRVAEN